One segment of Paraburkholderia sp. PREW-6R DNA contains the following:
- a CDS encoding 2-aminoethylphosphonate ABC transporter permease subunit — MSSLSSPDTQDSLAAAGAAADARRSASAASHAAAVKRRERAAQWHLLFLAVVVLGPLVIYPLVRLVLLSLTGPHGLSLHAYSAFFGNPETSGVIGTTLWILFASAGLASLLGIALASLLFFKPFPGARMVTRFLELFVAFPSFLVAFTLIFLYGSQGSVSIGLQQLFHLQAPPLNFLFGVGGVILAEVVFYAPFVVRPTLASFATLDMRLIEAARSLGANGSMVAFKVILPLAWPGIAAGTILCFLLTLNEFGILLVLGSAHLITLPVAIYSSATVDLDLPTAAAGAVVMLIMSLSLYALYRQVNRRNVKGAGHGR; from the coding sequence CGCCGCAGCGCAAGCGCGGCGTCCCATGCGGCGGCAGTGAAGCGCCGCGAACGCGCGGCGCAATGGCACCTGCTGTTTCTCGCCGTGGTCGTGCTCGGCCCGCTCGTGATTTATCCGCTCGTGCGCCTCGTGTTGCTGAGTTTGACGGGACCGCATGGGTTGAGTCTGCACGCGTATTCGGCATTCTTTGGCAATCCGGAAACGAGCGGCGTGATCGGCACGACACTGTGGATTCTGTTCGCGAGTGCGGGACTTGCGTCGCTGCTCGGGATCGCGCTGGCTTCGCTGCTGTTCTTCAAGCCGTTTCCGGGCGCGCGGATGGTCACGCGCTTTCTGGAGCTGTTCGTCGCGTTCCCGTCGTTTCTGGTCGCGTTCACGCTGATCTTTCTGTATGGCTCGCAAGGCTCGGTCAGCATCGGCTTGCAGCAGTTGTTCCACTTGCAGGCGCCGCCGCTGAATTTCCTGTTCGGCGTGGGCGGCGTGATTCTCGCGGAAGTGGTGTTCTACGCGCCGTTCGTCGTGCGGCCGACACTCGCTTCGTTCGCCACGCTCGACATGCGCCTGATCGAAGCGGCGCGCAGTCTCGGCGCGAACGGCTCGATGGTCGCGTTCAAGGTCATTTTGCCGCTCGCATGGCCGGGCATCGCCGCGGGCACGATCCTGTGTTTCCTGCTGACGCTCAACGAGTTCGGCATTCTGCTCGTGCTCGGCAGCGCGCATCTGATCACGCTGCCAGTGGCGATCTATAGTTCCGCGACGGTCGACCTCGATCTGCCGACGGCCGCCGCCGGCGCCGTGGTGATGCTGATCATGTCCTTGTCGCTGTACGCGTTGTACCGCCAGGTCAACCGTCGCAACGTGAAAGGAGCGGGCCATGGCCGTTGA